CTCCCTATGTGGACAAGTACATCACCAATCCTCCCGCCGACTACGATGTCAACCCGGAATACCTGAACGACGAGAAGTTTGCAACGCTGATTACCGAGGCGGAAAAGTATCTCGGCTATCCGTATGTGTGGGGCGGCTCCAATCCCGACACGTCCTTTGACTGCTCCGGCTTCGTCAGCTACGTTCTCACGAACAGCGGACTTGTAAATACCGGACGGCTTGGCGCACAGGGCCTTTACAACATCAGTACGCCGGTTTCAAAGGCGAATGCACAGCCCGGTGATCTTATCTTTTTCGTCGGAACGTATGACACCCCCGGCGTGTCTCACGTCGGCATTTATGTTGGTGATGGGGTCATGATCCACTGCGGCGATCCCATTCAGTACACATCCATCAACTCTTCCTACTGGCAGCAGCATTTCTACGCCTTCGGAAGACCCGCCTATTAAAAGAAAGGAGTTTTTTCATGAATCCCAAGTACCAGAAAGTCCTCTCCGACATTGAGAAGGCTGAAAAGAAGAAGTCCGAAATCGAAGGACAGCTCAAGGAGCTGTACGACAAGAAGACAGAGCTGGAAAACCTTGAAATCATCAATACCGTGCGCTCTATGGTGATGGACAAGGATCAGATCATGGCGTTCCTGTCTTCCATGAAGGGCGGTACCAAGCCCGCTGAAAATACGGAGGTAATCGACAATGCGTAAGAAGTTTCGTTTTCTGACCGTCCTTGCGGTCTGCGTCATGGTTCTGTCCTGCTTCTCGGTGACGGCGTTTGCCTATGCCGATGACACCGAGCAGAACCTTCCCGTTACGGAGGCAACACAGCCGGAACAGCAGCCTGAAACTACACCCGCGCCGGAAAAGCCGAAGGGTGAGCCGATTGACGATGAGGGCAACGCCTACACCCGCGACTTGCTCTATGACAGGGCAACCAACAAGCAGTTCATCACAGTCCAGACGAAAAACGGCAACACCTTTTTCATTGTCATCGACTACGATGCGCCCATCAACGAGGATGAGGAACAGTATCAGACGTACTTCCTGAACAAGGTCGATGAGAGCGATCTGCTTGCGCTGCTGGACGAAGATACTGCGGCTGCGCTGACCACCTGTAACTGCAAGGAAAAGTGCGCTGCCGGTCAGGTCAACACAGACTGCCCGGTCTGCAAGACCAATATGAGCGAATGCACCGGCACAGCCCCCGTTACACCTGAGCCGGATAAGGATGCAGAAACCGATGTCCCCGCCCCTAAACCCGAAAAGAAATCCAACATCGGCATGATCCTCGTCATCTTTGCCCTTGCCGGTGCTGCGGGTGCAGCTTATTACTACATCAAGTTCGTCAAGGGCAGAAAGCCCAAGGATGAAGACATGGACTTCTTCGACGATGAAGGCTACGAGGAAGAGCCGTACATCAACGAGGATGAAGAGCCGCAGATTGCGGAGGATGCCGAAACGGATGGTGATGAAGATTGATCTTAGTCATTGCTGAAAAGCCCAGTGTTGCCCAGTCCATCGCAAAGGTGTTGGGCGCGACGTCCCGCAAGGACGGCTACATGGAGGGCGGCAATTACATCGTTTCGTGGTGCTTCGGTCATCTGGTGGAGCTGGCAGACGCCAGCTCCTACGATGAGCGGTATGCCAAGTGGCGGTACGACGATCTGCCCATTGTTCCGGAAAACTGGATGTATGAGGTCACGAAGGACAAAGCCCAGCAGTTCAAGGTGCTGTCTTCTCTCATGAAGGACAAGCGCGTCACCGAGCTGGTCTGTGCAACCGATGCAGGACGCGAGGGTGAGCTGATCTTTCGGCTGGTCTACAACAAAGCCGGATGCACCAAGCCCTTCAAGCGTCTGTGGATCAGCTCATTGGAGGACTCCGCCATCCGCGAAGGCTTCAACCATCTCCGGGACGGCAAGGAATATGACCGTCTCTATGAAGCGGCACTTAGCCGCTCGAAGGCAGACTGGATTGTCGGTATCAACGGCACCCGCCTTTTCACCACGCTCTATCACAAGAAGCTGGTGGTCGGGCGCGTCCAGACGCCGACTCTTGCAATGCTGGTGGAGCGTGACGGGAAAATCTCCACGTTCCAGAAGGAGAAGTATTTCAACGTCCACGTCGGCAAGGGCGATCTGACCGCCGATCTGGAAAAGGTCAAAACCGAAGAGGAAGCAAAAAGAATTGCGGCGGCTTGCGAGAAAAAGCAAGCCGTCGTTTCTTCTCTCAAGCGGGAGACGAAAACCGTCAATCCTCCGAAGCTCTATGATCTGACCACCTTGCAGCGCGAGGCAAACCGATACTACAGCTTCACCGCCCAGCAGACGCTTGATCTCGTTCAGACGCTCTACGAAAAGAAGCTCCTGACCTATCCGCGCACGGACAGCCAGTTTATCACGGACGATATGGAGGACACTGCCCGTCAGGTGATCTCCATCGTCTGCCGCCAGCTTCCGCTTTTCTCCGGCGTTTCGGTCACTCCGGACATTTCTCGCGTAACCGACAACAGCAAGGTCACAGATCACCATGCCATTCTCCCGACCGTTCAGCTCGAAAAGCAGGATGTTTCCGCGCTGCCTCAGTCGGAGCAGAAAATCCTCAATCTTGTCGGAATGCGCCTTCTGTGTGCGACCGGCGAGAAGCACACCTACGCGGAAACGCAGATCACGCTCTCCTGCGAGGGCTATACGTTCAAAACCAAGGGCAAGACCGTCGTTCAAAACGGATGGAAAGCCATCGAAGAGCTGTTCAAGGCTTCCCTCAAGGCGAAGGAAAAGGACGATCCCATGAAGTCCCTGCCCGAAGTCCATGAGGGTGATGTTCTGGATAGTGTCTCTGCCAGTATCACGGAACACTTCACGACGCCTCCGAAGCAGTACACGGAAGATACACTCCTGTCTGCGATGGAGACTGCCGGAAACGATCAGTTTGACGATGACACCGAGAAGAAAGGTCTTGGAACACCCGCGACACGCGCCGGTATCATTGAAAAGCTGGTGAAATCCGGCTTTGCAGAGCGCAAGGGTAAGTCTCTCATTCCCACGAAGGACGGCTGCAACCTCGTCTGCGTCCTGCCGGAACAGATTACGTCTCCCAAAATGACGGCGGAATGGGAAAATACGCTCATGGAGATTGAGCGCGGCAAGGCAGATGCGGACGCCTTCCTCAAAGGCATTGTCCAGATGACCGGGGATCTCGTGAAAGCCTACCCGTTTCTCTCCGATGCCGAAGCCCAGCGTTTCGGCACGGGCAAGGAGGAAATCGGCAAATGTCCTCGTTGTGGATCTCCGGTCTATGTCGGCAAGGGCAATTTCTACTGCTCGAATAAGGAATGCTCCTTCTGCCTGTGGGAAGACAACAAGTTCTTTTCCAGCAAGAAAAAGAAGCTGACCAAGAGGATTGCAAAGGAGCTGCTGGATAAGGGCTGGTGCCGCGTGACCGGGCTTTACACGCCGAAGAAGCCTCAGCTCTATGATGCGGTGATCCGTCTGGATGACAGCGGCGGCAAATACGTCAGCTTCAAGATGGAGTTTGACCGATGAACCGTCCGAAGTATGTTGCCTCTTGCAGCGGAGGCAAAGACAGCGTGGCGACGCTCCTGCTGGCTGCACAGTACAATGAGCCGCTGGACGAGGCGGTTTTCAGTGAGGTCATGTTTGATCAGGACACAAGCGGCGAAGTCCCGGAACACCGGGACTTCATCTATGACCGGCTCAAGCCCTTCTGTGAAAAGGAACTGGGCATCAAGTTCACCATTCTCCATGCAGACAAGACCTACGATGACGTATTCCATCATGTCATCACCCGTGGACCGCATAAGGGCGAGGTTCGCGGCTTCGCATGGGCTGGTATGTGTGCAGTCAATCGGGACTGCAAAATCCCGCCCGTTCGCAAGTACAATGCCGCGCTTTCTCCGGACACCGTGAGCTATGTCGGCATCGCGGAGGATGAGCCAAAACGCCTTGCGCGTCTGGACGGAGTGAAGAAGGTCAGTCTGCTTGCCAAGTACGGCATGAGCGAGGCGGACGCCTACAAGCTCTGTCAGGAACACGGGCTGCTTTCCCCGATCTACGCTCACTGCCGAAGAAACGGCTGCTGGTTCTGTCCCAATGCAAGCGACGAAGAGCTGTTGCACATGATTACAAAACACCCGGAGCTGTTTGACAGACTGATTGAATGGGAGAAGGAGGATAACATCTTTCATCGTCGGCTGACGCGCAGAGAAACCCCGTCAGAGGTAAAGGCTCGTTTACTGAGCAAATCCCAGACGGGGTTTGCTTCTCCCCGAAACAAATCCGAAATGGAGGTTTGAAATGGCTGAAAACAAAAATGCACAGCAAGTCCGCGAAATCACGGACAAGCTGGAACAGGGCATCAAGGAGCTGTTTGAATCCGAGCGGTTCAAGGAATACCTCCGCACGATGTCCAAGTTCTACAACTATTCCTTCAACAACACGCTGCTCATTGCGATGCAGAAGCCGGAGGCAACCTACGTTGCCGGTTATACCTCGTGGCAGCGCAACTTTGATCGTCAGGTCATGAAGGGCGAAAAGGGCATCAAGATTCTTGCACCCGCACCGTACAAGGCGCAGGAAGAGCGTGAGAAGATTGACCCCGTGACGCAAAAGCCGGTGATCGGCGCAGACGGAAATGCTGTCACGGAAACGGTCGAGGTTCTGCGTCCTGCCTTCAAGGTGGTAAGTGTCTTCGATGTTTCTCAGACGGATGGCAAGGAGCTTCCGGACATCATCGTTGATGAGCTGAAAGGCACCGTCGAGAACTACGAGGCGTTCTTCGATGCGCTCAAGCAGGAGTCTCCCGTCCCCATTTCCTTTGAGGATATTCCGGGTGGCGCGAAGGGATTCTTCTCTCCGGTTGAAAGCCGCATTGCCATTCAGGAAGGCATGAGTGAAATCCAGACGGTCAAAACCGCCATTCATGAGATCGCTCACGCAAAGCTCCACGCTTTCAAGCCGGACGAGAAAACCGCCCCCGAAGACAAGAAGGATCGTCACACCAAGGAGGTTGAGGCAGAAAGCGTAGCCTACACTGTCTGTCAGCGGTACGGCATTGAAACCTCGGACTACTCCTTCGGTTATATCGCCGGTTGGTCTTCCGGCAAGGAAACCAAGGAGCTGAAAAGCTCTCTGGACACCATCCGCAAGACAGCGGCTGAAATGATTGAGGGAATTGACGCCAAGCTCAAGGTGCTGCTGGCAGAAAAAGCGCAGTCCGCAGAGAAGGAAAGCGAAATGCCCGCAGAGCCGATGTCGGAAGTCCCCATTTACCGCGAGACGGCAAATTACGCCTATGAAGCCGGTGAGCTGGAGTCATATCGTGCTTCTCTCGCTGCAAACGTGGAATGCCGCAGTGCGATTGAAGCGGCGATCAGCACCAACTACGGAGATAACCGGCTGGATGCGGATGATGCCGTGAAAAGCGTCCTTGAGCAATTCTCTCCGGAGCGCGTCCGGTACGTCCTCGCAAACACCATTCAGCAGAAAGACTTCGACGGGCGCATTCCGCAGTCTCTCAAGGAGTGGGCAAAGAGCGTTGAAGTCTGCCCTGAGAATGCCTCTCGCTTCCTTGTGGATAAACCCAATCCCGGACTGACCGCCCTTTTCGTCGATGCGTTCCGTCAGCAGACTGAACCTAAGAAGGAAGTCACTTCTGAGAAAACAGAGGAAAGAGACCCGGAGGTCGTTGCATGGGAGAACGATGAGATTGCCTCTATTGAGGTAAAAACCGTGGAGGTCAAGTCTCCCTTTGCGCCCTTGCCGGAGGAAGCAGCAAAAGCGCCGAAGGCACACCGCCTGACTGCCGAAGAGAAGGAGATCAAAGCCGCCGTCATGGACACGCTCAAGGGGCAGATCGCCTATAACAACGACGGAATGCGGGCGTCCTATCGCGCCTCCAACCACTCCTTCAATCTGCTGGCACGGAACAGCGTCAGGATCGAGGGCAACACAGTCACGCAGAACGGTGAGCCGCTGTTCAAAATCCATCGCCGTCATGCAGCGCGGAAAACACAGGGCTGCTATCGTGAGCTGATGCCGACGCTGGAATACGTCAAGCAGGAGCAGAAGCAGGAAAAGCCCTCCATCCGCGATCAGCTCAGGACTGCCGCAAAACAGCAGCCGGAGAAGAAGTCTCCGGTCAAATCCAAAACGCACGACATGGAGTTGTGAGAAAGGAGACGCATGAAGAAATACACAGACGTTGACGTCGTTGCGGAGCTGCAGAAGCTCGTGGACAGTCATGTAGACAGCTACAAGGAAGACTTCGACATCGACAAGCGTATCATCAGCCGCGCTGCCAAAAGCCGGAATCCCGAAGACAAAACGCTGATGTGGTTCTGCCGTCCGCATGGAACGCACTGTCTCAACGAAAATCAGGTCTTTATTCAGGGGACGCGGGATCACAACACCTTCCGCTTTTACGCGGAGCAGACCTACGACGAGTGCATTGCCCGCGTCATTGTCCCAAAAGCTATTAAGCGCGGCAAGGTATTCGGAGATGTCTTTGAGATCAACTACCGGGAACAGGCGGCAAATGTGGCGCAGAACTCGGTTACGCCGGATCATGACCGGCTGACCTTCGCAGACGGCTTTGTGCTGGACGCACCCTGCCGCAGCAGCTTCGATGAGGCAATGGCTCTGGTTGGTGAGCATGGTGGCGTACAAGCCCACCGGACGCTCCCGAAGGACGCAGATGCTCTGGTGGAAGTGCTGTCTAAGCAGAAAAGCCGCCGTGACAGACTGCCAGAGGCAGAGAGGACAGAGGTGCTTTCGCCGCTCCCCATCGCAGAACTCCGCAAATATGAGGCAGTCAAAAAGATTCATCCGGACGCGCTGGTCTGCTTTGCTCAGAACGGCTATTTTGAGCTGTACGGCAAGGACGCGGAAAAAGCCGCACCCTTGCTCGGCACGAAGCTCCTTGAGAAGAAGGTGCGCGGCAAGCCCTCCATGCCGGTGACCGGCTTCCGTGAAGCTGCGTGGGTAGCAGCATCAAAGAAGCTCTGGCAGTCCGGCGCGGATGTCTTTCTCAGCAAGGACGGCGAGACCTTCAAGGAACTCAAAGCCGCAGATTACATTCCTGTCGGCGCGACGCTGAATATGGACGGCATCAAGTGCAGGATTGACGCGGTTGATTTTGCCGCTGATGAAGTCCGGTTGACCAACATCGAGAACAAGAACCGCCCCATCCGCTTTTCGGAAAGCATCAAGTATGTCCGCTCGTATGTGGAAGATACCGGTATTGCCGTCTATGACACCGTTCCGAAGAAGCCCGCTGCCCGTGAATCCATCCGCGACAAGCTGAAATCCGCGCAGAAAGCCCAGCCGTCCCACACACCGAAGCCGCAGAAAAACAAAGGAAAGGATATGGAAATCTGATATGAAGAATTTTACCGTGGAAGAAATCAACCTGATGTGCTGCTTCAACACGTCCAGCCGGAAGCGGCTGATCGACGATATGAAGGGCGTCACCCTGAACGACATGGACGGCGAGATCGCAGAGCTGATGTACAAAACCGTCCAGAAGCTCGAAGCCATGACCGACGCGGAGTTTGAGGAACTGTATATCATGCCGGACGGCATGGTAGATGACTGAAAGGAGGATGCCTATGCCCGTATTAGACGGTGATTTTGAAGCCTTCGTCACGAACCTTGGCAAGTACAACGAGGGTATGCTGGTCGGTGAGTGGGTGAAGCTGCCCACAACCGAGGAAGAGATGCAGAAGGTCTTTGAGCGCATCGGAATCGGCAAGCAGGATGATTTCGGTCAGCCCTACGAAGAGTGGTTTATCACCGACTACGAATGCCCGATCTATGGCGTTCAGAAGATGCTTGGCGAGTACGAGAGCCTTGATAAGCTCAACTACCTTGCCGCTTTGATTGACGAGCTTTCCCTGAGCGATCAGGAAAAACTCGTTGCCGTTATGGAGGCTGGCTGCGATGAGGTCAGCGATATTGACGATCTCATCAACCTGACGTTCAATCTGGACTGCTACGACATCATGCCCGGTATCAACGACGAATCCGATCTCGGCTACTATTACGCCCACGAAGCCGGTATCTACTCTGAAAAGGATCTCGGTCCTCTGGCAAATTACATTGACTATGAACGCTATGGGCGCGACATTGCGATGGATGAGCAGGGACGCTTCACCGATGAGGGCTATGTCCGCGTTGCAAGCGAACGCTGGGACAGGCAGTTTAACGGGGAGCTTGATGATATTCCCGATGAATACCGGATCACCGGCTCAGGGGAAGCCGTCGAGCGTGACGGCACCATCGC
The genomic region above belongs to Vescimonas coprocola and contains:
- a CDS encoding DUF4315 family protein; the protein is MNPKYQKVLSDIEKAEKKKSEIEGQLKELYDKKTELENLEIINTVRSMVMDKDQIMAFLSSMKGGTKPAENTEVIDNA
- a CDS encoding DUF4366 domain-containing protein encodes the protein MRKKFRFLTVLAVCVMVLSCFSVTAFAYADDTEQNLPVTEATQPEQQPETTPAPEKPKGEPIDDEGNAYTRDLLYDRATNKQFITVQTKNGNTFFIVIDYDAPINEDEEQYQTYFLNKVDESDLLALLDEDTAAALTTCNCKEKCAAGQVNTDCPVCKTNMSECTGTAPVTPEPDKDAETDVPAPKPEKKSNIGMILVIFALAGAAGAAYYYIKFVKGRKPKDEDMDFFDDEGYEEEPYINEDEEPQIAEDAETDGDED
- a CDS encoding adenine nucleotide alpha hydrolase family protein, translating into MNRPKYVASCSGGKDSVATLLLAAQYNEPLDEAVFSEVMFDQDTSGEVPEHRDFIYDRLKPFCEKELGIKFTILHADKTYDDVFHHVITRGPHKGEVRGFAWAGMCAVNRDCKIPPVRKYNAALSPDTVSYVGIAEDEPKRLARLDGVKKVSLLAKYGMSEADAYKLCQEHGLLSPIYAHCRRNGCWFCPNASDEELLHMITKHPELFDRLIEWEKEDNIFHRRLTRRETPSEVKARLLSKSQTGFASPRNKSEMEV
- a CDS encoding MutS N-terminal domain-containing protein; its protein translation is MKKYTDVDVVAELQKLVDSHVDSYKEDFDIDKRIISRAAKSRNPEDKTLMWFCRPHGTHCLNENQVFIQGTRDHNTFRFYAEQTYDECIARVIVPKAIKRGKVFGDVFEINYREQAANVAQNSVTPDHDRLTFADGFVLDAPCRSSFDEAMALVGEHGGVQAHRTLPKDADALVEVLSKQKSRRDRLPEAERTEVLSPLPIAELRKYEAVKKIHPDALVCFAQNGYFELYGKDAEKAAPLLGTKLLEKKVRGKPSMPVTGFREAAWVAASKKLWQSGADVFLSKDGETFKELKAADYIPVGATLNMDGIKCRIDAVDFAADEVRLTNIENKNRPIRFSESIKYVRSYVEDTGIAVYDTVPKKPAARESIRDKLKSAQKAQPSHTPKPQKNKGKDMEI
- a CDS encoding transposon-transfer assisting family protein; translated protein: MKNFTVEEINLMCCFNTSSRKRLIDDMKGVTLNDMDGEIAELMYKTVQKLEAMTDAEFEELYIMPDGMVDD
- a CDS encoding DNA topoisomerase 3; this translates as MILVIAEKPSVAQSIAKVLGATSRKDGYMEGGNYIVSWCFGHLVELADASSYDERYAKWRYDDLPIVPENWMYEVTKDKAQQFKVLSSLMKDKRVTELVCATDAGREGELIFRLVYNKAGCTKPFKRLWISSLEDSAIREGFNHLRDGKEYDRLYEAALSRSKADWIVGINGTRLFTTLYHKKLVVGRVQTPTLAMLVERDGKISTFQKEKYFNVHVGKGDLTADLEKVKTEEEAKRIAAACEKKQAVVSSLKRETKTVNPPKLYDLTTLQREANRYYSFTAQQTLDLVQTLYEKKLLTYPRTDSQFITDDMEDTARQVISIVCRQLPLFSGVSVTPDISRVTDNSKVTDHHAILPTVQLEKQDVSALPQSEQKILNLVGMRLLCATGEKHTYAETQITLSCEGYTFKTKGKTVVQNGWKAIEELFKASLKAKEKDDPMKSLPEVHEGDVLDSVSASITEHFTTPPKQYTEDTLLSAMETAGNDQFDDDTEKKGLGTPATRAGIIEKLVKSGFAERKGKSLIPTKDGCNLVCVLPEQITSPKMTAEWENTLMEIERGKADADAFLKGIVQMTGDLVKAYPFLSDAEAQRFGTGKEEIGKCPRCGSPVYVGKGNFYCSNKECSFCLWEDNKFFSSKKKKLTKRIAKELLDKGWCRVTGLYTPKKPQLYDAVIRLDDSGGKYVSFKMEFDR
- a CDS encoding DUF3849 domain-containing protein, with the protein product MAENKNAQQVREITDKLEQGIKELFESERFKEYLRTMSKFYNYSFNNTLLIAMQKPEATYVAGYTSWQRNFDRQVMKGEKGIKILAPAPYKAQEEREKIDPVTQKPVIGADGNAVTETVEVLRPAFKVVSVFDVSQTDGKELPDIIVDELKGTVENYEAFFDALKQESPVPISFEDIPGGAKGFFSPVESRIAIQEGMSEIQTVKTAIHEIAHAKLHAFKPDEKTAPEDKKDRHTKEVEAESVAYTVCQRYGIETSDYSFGYIAGWSSGKETKELKSSLDTIRKTAAEMIEGIDAKLKVLLAEKAQSAEKESEMPAEPMSEVPIYRETANYAYEAGELESYRASLAANVECRSAIEAAISTNYGDNRLDADDAVKSVLEQFSPERVRYVLANTIQQKDFDGRIPQSLKEWAKSVEVCPENASRFLVDKPNPGLTALFVDAFRQQTEPKKEVTSEKTEERDPEVVAWENDEIASIEVKTVEVKSPFAPLPEEAAKAPKAHRLTAEEKEIKAAVMDTLKGQIAYNNDGMRASYRASNHSFNLLARNSVRIEGNTVTQNGEPLFKIHRRHAARKTQGCYRELMPTLEYVKQEQKQEKPSIRDQLRTAAKQQPEKKSPVKSKTHDMEL